From a region of the Blochmannia endosymbiont of Camponotus modoc genome:
- the hisF gene encoding imidazole glycerol phosphate synthase subunit HisF, with the protein MLAKRIIPCLDVANNKVIKGIQFKDHKIVGDILELANRYAKSGADELVFYDITASPNDQVVNKRWISQIAKAINIPFCVAGGISTLKQAKQILASGADKISINSPALINPMLIQELADHLGTQCVVVSIDTWHNPKKKIYQVKCYTGDSARTKITTWQTLDWVKKVQEYGAGEIVLNMMNQDGTKNGYDLDQLRNIRKHCKVPLIASGGAGTYQHFLEAFRDANVDGTLAASVFHKQIIDIHKLKQFLDKEGIKIRLC; encoded by the coding sequence ATGTTGGCAAAACGAATAATTCCTTGTCTTGATGTAGCTAATAACAAAGTAATCAAAGGAATACAATTTAAAGATCACAAAATTGTAGGAGATATTTTAGAATTAGCAAATAGATATGCAAAATCAGGAGCCGATGAATTAGTATTTTATGACATCACAGCATCACCTAATGATCAAGTAGTGAATAAGAGATGGATTTCTCAGATTGCTAAAGCAATAAATATACCATTCTGTGTTGCTGGAGGCATAAGTACATTAAAACAAGCTAAACAAATTCTTGCGTCTGGAGCAGACAAAATTTCAATTAATTCTCCTGCTTTAATTAACCCAATGCTAATCCAAGAACTAGCTGACCATTTAGGCACACAATGCGTTGTAGTTAGCATCGATACCTGGCATAATCCTAAAAAAAAGATTTACCAAGTAAAATGCTATACTGGGGACAGTGCTCGTACAAAGATCACAACATGGCAAACATTGGATTGGGTTAAAAAAGTACAAGAATATGGAGCTGGAGAAATAGTATTAAATATGATGAATCAAGATGGAACGAAAAATGGTTATGATTTAGATCAATTACGGAATATTAGAAAACATTGTAAAGTACCACTTATAGCTTCTGGCGGAGCTGGTACCTATCAACATTTCTTAGAAGCCTTTCGTGATGCCAATGTAGATGGAACGTTAGCAGCTTCGGTATTTCATAAGCAAATTATTGACATTCATAAATTGAAACAATTTTTAGATAAAGAAGGGATAAAAATTAGATTATGTTAA
- the hisA gene encoding 1-(5-phosphoribosyl)-5-[(5-phosphoribosylamino)methylideneamino]imidazole-4-carboxamide isomerase: MIIPALDIINGNIVRLYQGSYCMQTNYGEPISLLKKYIRQGAKMIHLVDLDGAKNPSKRQSLLISQLIKETTPLSKIQIGGGIRNAADVEILLKSGATRIVLGSIAVTQPKTVKKWFEYFDPNTLVLAVDIHVYSEENRKVAIYGWQKETDLQLEQIIEEYYTVGLKHVICTDISKDGTLLGSNISLYRSICHSWPRIAFQSSGGVNNLTEISKLRSSGVAGIIIGRAFLENTFTIDEAISCWQNE, from the coding sequence GTGATTATTCCTGCGCTAGATATTATTAACGGAAATATAGTTAGACTGTATCAAGGATCTTATTGTATGCAAACTAATTACGGAGAACCCATATCATTATTGAAAAAATACATACGACAAGGAGCAAAAATGATACATCTAGTTGATCTAGATGGAGCAAAAAATCCATCAAAAAGACAAAGTTTATTAATTAGTCAATTAATAAAAGAAACTACTCCTCTATCTAAAATACAAATAGGAGGAGGTATACGTAACGCTGCAGATGTAGAAATTCTATTAAAATCGGGAGCAACACGTATAGTATTAGGTTCTATAGCAGTTACACAGCCAAAGACAGTAAAAAAATGGTTTGAATATTTTGATCCAAATACTTTAGTTTTAGCGGTAGATATACACGTTTATTCTGAAGAAAATAGAAAAGTTGCTATTTACGGTTGGCAAAAAGAAACTGATTTGCAATTAGAACAAATAATAGAAGAATATTATACTGTAGGCTTAAAACATGTTATTTGCACAGATATCTCCAAAGATGGAACTTTGTTAGGTAGCAATATATCTTTATATCGATCAATATGTCATTCTTGGCCACGAATAGCATTTCAATCGTCTGGAGGCGTTAATAATTTAACAGAAATATCTAAATTACGTTCTTCTGGAGTAGCCGGAATCATTATTGGTCGTGCTTTTTTAGAAAATACATTTACTATCGATGAGGCTATATCATGTTGGCAAAACGAATAA
- the hisIE gene encoding bifunctional phosphoribosyl-AMP cyclohydrolase/phosphoribosyl-ATP diphosphatase HisIE: protein MLIKNQHQQLNWTKNHGLMPAIIQHAESGEVLMLGHMNKESMIKTEQTKHITFFSRSKNRLWTKGEKSGNILKLINWYSDCDQDALLIFALPHGPTCHNNTSSCFHPGIAELSFLHQLENIISSKKNISSRLINTSYTSRLYASGVKRIAQKVGEEGLETALAAISCCNTKELINEASDLIYHLLVLLQHKSVSFNAIIKELKIRNNDNKLNQ from the coding sequence ATGTTAATTAAAAATCAGCATCAGCAATTAAATTGGACTAAAAATCACGGTCTAATGCCTGCTATCATACAACATGCTGAATCAGGAGAAGTATTAATGCTAGGACATATGAATAAAGAATCAATGATAAAAACAGAACAAACTAAGCATATTACTTTTTTTTCACGCAGCAAAAATAGATTATGGACTAAAGGAGAAAAATCTGGAAATATATTAAAATTGATCAATTGGTATTCAGATTGTGATCAGGATGCGTTATTAATTTTCGCTTTACCTCATGGACCTACTTGTCATAATAATACTAGTAGCTGCTTCCATCCTGGGATAGCAGAATTAAGTTTTCTTCATCAATTAGAAAACATTATATCTTCAAAAAAAAATATATCATCCCGTCTCATTAATACATCCTATACATCTCGTTTGTATGCTAGTGGTGTCAAACGCATTGCTCAAAAAGTTGGTGAAGAAGGACTAGAAACTGCCCTTGCAGCAATTTCCTGTTGTAATACAAAAGAACTCATTAATGAAGCATCAGATCTCATTTATCATTTATTAGTCCTATTACAACATAAATCAGTAAGTTTTAATGCAATCATCAAGGAATTAAAAATTCGAAATAATGATAACAAATTAAACCAATAA
- the hisC gene encoding histidinol-phosphate transaminase, with translation MNVRYLARNNILTLKPYQSARKCTHSGNIWLNANEFPISPNYQFRYKKIHRYPTCQPQEVINNYAYYAGVRSDQVLVSRGADESIELLMKVFCNPGKDVIIFCPPTYGMYKTTAEILGINYRIIPKKKNWQLDLASIESQLNNVKLIYICNPNNPTGNIIHLNSLKKLLNIIQNRALLVTDEAYIDFCPDASLVRWLSMYPHLVILRTLSKAFALAGLRCGFTLANPEIIKLLEKVIAPYPLSTPVIDIAEQALTPTSIQYTQNRIATVNTNRNILITGLKKCSCVQQVFNSNANYVLVKFNPKYQVFKTLLHQGIVLRDQSNQPGLVNCLRITVGTYNECKHVVSVLKKLHVASLSI, from the coding sequence ATGAACGTTCGTTACTTGGCTAGGAATAATATATTGACTCTTAAACCTTATCAATCTGCTAGAAAATGCACACATTCAGGTAACATATGGCTGAACGCTAATGAATTTCCAATCTCTCCCAACTATCAATTTCGTTATAAAAAAATTCATAGATATCCTACTTGTCAACCACAAGAAGTGATTAACAATTATGCTTATTATGCTGGGGTTCGATCTGATCAAGTTTTAGTGTCGAGAGGAGCCGATGAAAGTATTGAATTATTAATGAAAGTTTTTTGTAATCCTGGAAAAGACGTTATTATATTTTGCCCACCGACATACGGTATGTATAAAACCACTGCAGAAATTTTAGGAATTAATTATCGGATTATACCTAAAAAGAAAAACTGGCAACTCGATTTAGCATCCATTGAATCACAACTAAACAATGTTAAATTAATTTATATTTGTAACCCAAACAACCCTACTGGTAACATTATTCATTTAAATAGTTTAAAAAAGTTATTAAACATTATTCAAAACCGAGCGTTATTAGTAACCGATGAAGCATATATTGATTTTTGCCCGGACGCAAGCTTAGTACGTTGGCTATCAATGTATCCTCATCTAGTTATCTTAAGAACTTTATCTAAAGCTTTCGCGTTAGCAGGATTGCGCTGTGGTTTCACTTTAGCTAATCCAGAAATTATTAAATTATTAGAAAAAGTGATCGCACCATACCCATTGTCTACTCCAGTAATTGATATCGCAGAACAAGCTCTAACCCCTACAAGCATACAATACACCCAGAACAGAATAGCTACAGTCAATACAAACCGAAACATATTAATTACAGGCTTAAAAAAATGTTCTTGTGTTCAACAAGTATTTAATAGTAACGCTAATTATGTATTGGTTAAATTCAATCCAAAATATCAGGTTTTTAAGACATTATTGCATCAAGGAATAGTTTTAAGAGATCAAAGCAACCAACCAGGATTAGTTAATTGCTTGCGTATTACTGTCGGCACATATAATGAATGCAAACACGTAGTTTCTGTTTTAAAAAAATTACATGTCGCATCATTATCTATATAG
- the hisD gene encoding histidinol dehydrogenase: MIAHEHPISIHWNDCSKSEQKTLLTRPINNKLNDICINVKNILTKVYNEGDRALFKFNFDFDNVQTTQLQIPTEMIMNSGRNLSNEIKQAIHTAMTNITRFHQAQCYSEVIVETLPGVYCQQIIRPLNIVGLYVPGGTAPLLSTVMMLGIPARIAQCKRVILCSPPPIPDVIIYTARLCGIDEIYQVGGSQSIAAMGFGTESIPKVDKIFGPGNIWVTEAKRQINLAPNGAAIDMLAGPSEILIIADNTANPIFIAADLLSQSEHGPDSHVILITPHSYIAEQTKKELHKQLKILPRNDIINNVLLNSRMIITNNLMECFSISNSYAPEHLIIQIENASDYLHYIMNAGSIFLGNWSPETAGDYASGPNHVLPTYGRAVTTSGLGVIDFQKRISVQQLTQNGLLKLSSTITTLTQIEQLKAHEYAIAHRINYIKEQNERSLLG, from the coding sequence ATGATTGCTCATGAACATCCTATATCTATTCATTGGAATGATTGTTCTAAATCTGAACAAAAAACACTGCTTACCCGTCCAATAAATAACAAATTAAACGATATTTGTATAAATGTTAAAAATATACTTACAAAAGTTTATAACGAAGGCGATCGTGCTTTATTTAAATTTAATTTTGATTTTGACAACGTACAAACTACACAATTACAAATCCCAACTGAAATGATCATGAATTCGGGACGTAACTTGTCTAATGAAATAAAACAAGCAATACATACCGCCATGACCAATATAACACGGTTTCATCAAGCACAATGTTATTCAGAGGTAATCGTGGAAACTCTTCCAGGCGTATATTGCCAACAAATTATTCGCCCATTAAATATTGTTGGATTATATGTACCAGGAGGAACTGCACCGCTGTTGTCGACAGTAATGATGTTAGGTATCCCTGCTCGTATTGCGCAATGTAAACGTGTAATATTATGTTCACCCCCACCAATTCCGGACGTAATTATATATACCGCACGACTTTGTGGTATTGACGAAATTTATCAAGTAGGAGGTAGTCAATCTATAGCCGCTATGGGATTTGGCACTGAGTCTATTCCGAAAGTGGATAAGATATTTGGACCAGGTAATATATGGGTTACAGAAGCAAAACGACAAATTAATCTCGCTCCAAATGGAGCTGCTATTGATATGTTAGCTGGACCTTCCGAAATATTAATTATTGCAGATAATACGGCTAATCCTATTTTTATCGCAGCAGATCTTTTGTCACAGTCAGAGCACGGACCTGATTCACACGTAATACTTATAACGCCCCACTCGTATATTGCAGAACAAACAAAAAAAGAGCTACATAAACAATTAAAGATACTACCACGAAATGATATAATTAATAATGTATTATTGAATAGTCGCATGATCATTACTAACAATTTAATGGAATGTTTTTCTATAAGTAATAGCTATGCTCCAGAACATTTGATTATTCAAATTGAAAATGCATCAGATTATTTACATTACATCATGAATGCTGGATCAATATTCCTTGGAAATTGGTCTCCGGAAACTGCTGGAGATTATGCAAGCGGGCCTAATCACGTCTTACCTACATACGGGCGCGCAGTTACCACATCTGGTCTAGGAGTTATAGATTTTCAAAAAAGAATATCGGTACAACAATTAACCCAAAATGGATTACTGAAACTATCATCAACCATTACAACATTAACACAAATCGAACAATTAAAAGCTCATGAATATGCCATAGCACATCGTATAAACTATATCAAGGAACAAAATGAACGTTCGTTACTTGGCTAG
- the hisB gene encoding bifunctional histidinol-phosphatase/imidazoleglycerol-phosphate dehydratase HisB, producing MNHKVLFIDRDGTLINEPKDNFQIDSLDKFSLEPYVIPALIALKNIGFEFVIVTNQNGLGSASFPREKFDKPHRLMIQIFQSQGIKFNQILICPHLPEEQCSCRKPKTALVSSWLIDNKLNKFNSYVIGDRNTDMILATNMDIQGIQYNRTNFGWKKIKNYLTQRHRSAHIHCTTEETNIDITIWLDQNNKSYINTGINFFNHMLQQIAVHAGLCMNITAKGDLHVDDHHTVEDTALTLGKALNVALGNKRGIGRFGFTLPMDESIAQCVLDLSGRTYFYYEANYTFQKIGDLSTEMIEHFFRSLSSKMGCTLHLQATGKNDHHKAESLFKSFGRSLRQAIYIDNDNIPSSKGTLL from the coding sequence ATGAATCATAAAGTTTTATTTATAGATCGTGATGGAACCTTAATTAATGAACCAAAAGACAATTTTCAAATCGATTCTTTAGACAAATTCTCATTGGAACCATATGTGATTCCTGCTCTTATAGCGTTGAAAAATATAGGTTTTGAATTTGTTATAGTTACTAATCAAAATGGATTAGGAAGTGCTTCATTTCCTAGAGAAAAATTTGATAAACCGCATCGTCTAATGATTCAAATATTTCAATCTCAGGGTATTAAATTCAATCAAATACTAATTTGCCCTCATCTTCCTGAAGAACAATGTAGTTGTCGTAAACCAAAAACTGCATTAGTAAGTTCTTGGCTAATCGATAACAAATTAAATAAATTTAATAGTTATGTTATCGGAGATCGAAATACTGATATGATTTTAGCAACTAATATGGATATTCAAGGAATACAATATAATCGTACTAATTTTGGTTGGAAAAAAATTAAAAACTATTTAACGCAACGTCACAGATCAGCACATATTCATTGCACCACTGAAGAAACTAATATAGACATCACGATATGGTTAGATCAAAACAATAAAAGTTACATTAATACTGGTATTAATTTTTTTAATCATATGTTACAGCAAATAGCTGTGCATGCTGGATTATGTATGAATATTACAGCAAAAGGCGATTTACATGTAGATGATCATCATACTGTAGAAGATACAGCTTTAACATTAGGAAAAGCTTTAAACGTTGCATTGGGCAACAAACGTGGCATTGGAAGGTTCGGATTTACCTTACCTATGGATGAAAGTATTGCGCAATGTGTATTAGATCTTTCTGGGCGAACATACTTCTACTATGAAGCTAACTATACTTTTCAAAAAATAGGAGATCTCAGTACTGAAATGATAGAACATTTTTTTCGTTCATTATCTTCAAAAATGGGTTGTACTTTACATTTACAAGCAACTGGCAAGAATGATCATCATAAAGCAGAAAGTTTATTTAAATCTTTCGGACGATCATTACGTCAAGCCATTTACATAGACAATGATAACATACCAAGCTCTAAAGGAACATTGCTATGA
- the hisG gene encoding ATP phosphoribosyltransferase, translating to MLDRSRLRIAMQKSGRLSKESQQLLEQCGIKINLQQQRLLAFAENMAIDIMRVRDDDIPGLVMDGIVDLGIIGENVLEEALLTRRSQGDNPCYIMLLRLDFGDCRLSMALPIDEPWNGPKSLQGKRIATSYPHLLKQYLDKLGIHFKSCLLNGSVEVAPRAGLADAICDLVSTGATLEANGLHEVEVIYRSRACLIQRSGELSNIKQSLINKLIIRIQGVIQARGSKYIMLHAPAEQLEEIINLLPGAESPTVLPLAGNQHRVAIYMVSNETLFWETMENLKNLGASSILVLPIEKMME from the coding sequence ATGCTGGATAGATCGCGGTTACGAATAGCAATGCAAAAATCAGGAAGATTGAGCAAAGAATCCCAACAACTTCTTGAACAATGTGGAATTAAAATTAATTTACAACAACAACGTCTATTAGCGTTTGCGGAAAACATGGCTATCGATATAATGCGAGTGCGAGATGATGATATTCCTGGTTTAGTTATGGACGGCATAGTAGATTTAGGTATTATCGGAGAAAATGTATTAGAAGAAGCGTTATTAACGAGACGATCGCAAGGAGATAATCCTTGCTACATTATGTTACTCCGATTAGATTTTGGAGATTGTCGGTTATCTATGGCCTTACCCATAGATGAACCATGGAACGGTCCAAAATCCTTACAAGGAAAACGAATTGCCACTTCATACCCACATCTTCTGAAACAATATTTAGATAAATTAGGTATTCATTTTAAATCTTGTTTATTAAATGGATCAGTAGAAGTAGCACCACGCGCTGGATTAGCAGATGCAATTTGTGATCTCGTGTCTACCGGAGCTACGTTAGAAGCTAATGGATTACATGAAGTAGAAGTAATCTATCGATCTAGAGCGTGTCTTATTCAACGATCTGGAGAATTATCCAACATAAAACAATCACTAATCAACAAATTAATAATTCGTATTCAAGGAGTAATCCAAGCCAGGGGATCTAAATACATCATGCTGCATGCCCCTGCTGAACAACTAGAGGAAATTATTAATTTACTACCTGGAGCAGAAAGTCCAACAGTATTACCATTAGCAGGCAATCAACATCGTGTAGCAATATACATGGTAAGTAATGAAACATTATTTTGGGAAACAATGGAAAATTTAAAAAATCTTGGAGCTAGTTCTATTTTAGTATTACCAATAGAAAAAATGATGGAATAA